In one window of Fibrobacter sp. DNA:
- a CDS encoding anaerobic C4-dicarboxylate transporter produces the protein MTAVMIIQLLIVLAALYVGSRYGSLALGAISGIGLAILVLGFGMAPGKPPTDVIYIIIAAVTCAGIMQAAGGMDWLIQIAERLLRKHPNQIIFLAPLCTFFLTVLVGTGHVVYTLMPIICDISLKKGIRPERPCAVASVASQVGITCSPIAAAVASFVVISNANGFEINNLQVIAVTIPACLCGLMAAAGVSYKRGLDLEKDPVFQAKLKDPQQREYMYGNTASVLDMKVSKEAKRSVYIFLIALAVIVMFSLFQIAGHDIRPVVPTGKIVDGVAQVKPIGMNIIIQIVMISAAAFMIIFCKAQPKKAVAGAVWQSGMVAVVAIYGIAWLADTYFANYMDVMQGGLKDIVQHYPWAIAFAFFAVSVLINSQGAVVVAMLPLAYSLGIEGAVLLGVLPSVYGYFFIPNYPSDIATVNFDRSGTTVIGKYLLNHSFMLPGLTSVIVSTIVGSLIVKVFF, from the coding sequence ATGACTGCTGTGATGATTATTCAGCTGTTGATTGTGCTGGCTGCCCTTTACGTGGGTTCACGTTACGGCAGTCTTGCCTTGGGTGCAATTTCTGGTATTGGCCTTGCCATTCTGGTGCTAGGCTTTGGCATGGCTCCGGGTAAGCCGCCTACCGATGTTATTTATATCATCATTGCCGCTGTGACCTGCGCTGGTATTATGCAGGCTGCCGGCGGTATGGATTGGCTTATCCAGATTGCGGAAAGGCTTTTGCGTAAGCATCCCAACCAGATTATTTTCCTGGCTCCGCTTTGCACGTTCTTCCTTACGGTTCTCGTAGGTACCGGCCATGTGGTTTACACCTTGATGCCCATTATCTGCGACATTTCCCTGAAGAAGGGCATCCGTCCGGAGCGTCCTTGTGCCGTGGCATCCGTCGCTTCCCAGGTGGGCATTACCTGTTCTCCCATTGCGGCTGCGGTGGCATCCTTCGTAGTGATCTCCAATGCCAACGGTTTTGAAATCAACAACCTGCAGGTGATTGCGGTGACCATTCCCGCTTGCCTTTGCGGCCTGATGGCTGCCGCCGGCGTTAGCTACAAGCGCGGCCTCGACCTTGAGAAGGACCCGGTGTTCCAGGCGAAGCTGAAGGACCCGCAGCAGCGCGAATACATGTACGGTAACACCGCTTCTGTGCTGGACATGAAGGTCTCCAAAGAAGCGAAGCGTTCCGTGTACATCTTCCTTATTGCCCTTGCTGTGATTGTGATGTTCTCTCTGTTCCAGATTGCGGGGCACGATATTCGCCCTGTTGTTCCTACAGGTAAGATTGTAGATGGCGTCGCCCAGGTGAAGCCTATCGGCATGAACATCATCATTCAGATTGTGATGATTTCTGCAGCCGCCTTCATGATTATTTTCTGCAAGGCTCAGCCCAAGAAGGCTGTGGCTGGTGCTGTTTGGCAGTCTGGCATGGTGGCTGTGGTTGCCATTTACGGTATTGCCTGGCTTGCCGATACCTACTTCGCCAACTACATGGATGTGATGCAGGGTGGTCTAAAGGATATTGTGCAGCATTATCCCTGGGCAATTGCTTTTGCTTTCTTCGCCGTTTCTGTGCTGATCAACTCCCAGGGCGCCGTAGTGGTGGCCATGCTTCCGCTGGCTTACAGCCTGGGTATCGAAGGTGCTGTGCTTCTGGGCGTGCTTCCCAGTGTCTACGGTTACTTCTTCATTCCCAACTATCCGTCCGACATTGCAACGGTGAACTTTGACCGTTCCGGCACAACGGTGATCGGTAAGTATTTGCTGAAT
- the mdh gene encoding malate dehydrogenase — protein MARKKIALVGAGQIGGTMALVLAQKQLGDVVLIDIPMTEGMPKGKALDIMEGRSVMGTSCNLSGSTNYDDMAGADVVIVTAGVPRKPGMSRDDLLGINCGVIKDVGLKIKEKAPNAFVIVITNPLDAMVYNMQKVTGFDSSKVIGMAGVLDSSRLACFVAMELGVSAEDVKAIVMGGHGDTMVSLYDCVSVGGIPLPQLMSKEKFDELAARTANAGGEIVSLLVRGSAFYSPATSAIKMAEAYLLDKKSVLTCAVKLNDEYQGKGKGLYCGVPCVIGANGVEKIFEVKMNDAEMAAFEKSIEACKKNAEWVDANT, from the coding sequence ATGGCAAGAAAGAAGATTGCACTCGTTGGTGCTGGTCAGATTGGTGGTACTATGGCTCTCGTCCTCGCTCAGAAGCAGCTGGGTGACGTGGTCCTCATCGATATTCCGATGACTGAAGGTATGCCGAAGGGTAAGGCTCTCGACATTATGGAAGGCCGTTCCGTTATGGGCACTTCCTGCAACCTCTCCGGTTCTACCAACTACGACGACATGGCTGGTGCAGACGTCGTTATCGTTACCGCTGGCGTTCCTCGTAAGCCGGGCATGAGCCGTGACGACCTTCTTGGCATCAACTGCGGCGTCATCAAGGACGTGGGCCTCAAGATCAAGGAAAAGGCTCCTAACGCATTCGTTATCGTTATCACCAACCCGCTGGACGCAATGGTGTACAACATGCAGAAGGTTACCGGCTTCGATTCCTCCAAGGTGATCGGTATGGCTGGCGTTCTCGACTCTTCTCGTCTCGCTTGCTTCGTTGCTATGGAACTGGGCGTTTCTGCTGAAGACGTTAAGGCTATCGTTATGGGCGGCCACGGTGACACCATGGTTTCCCTCTACGACTGCGTTTCCGTCGGTGGCATTCCTCTGCCGCAGCTCATGAGCAAGGAAAAGTTCGACGAACTTGCTGCTCGTACTGCTAACGCTGGTGGCGAAATCGTTTCTCTCCTCGTTCGCGGCTCTGCATTCTACAGCCCGGCAACTTCCGCTATCAAGATGGCTGAAGCTTACCTCCTCGACAAGAAGAGCGTTCTTACCTGCGCTGTTAAGCTCAACGACGAATACCAGGGTAAGGGCAAGGGCCTCTACTGCGGCGTTCCCTGCGTGATTGGCGCAAACGGTGTCGAAAAGATCTTCGAAGTGAAGATGAACGACGCTGAAATGGCAGCTTTCGAAAAGTCTATCGAAGCTTGCAAGAAGAACGCTGAATGGGTTGACGCAAACACCTAA
- a CDS encoding sulfite exporter TauE/SafE family protein: protein MGSFIQRVSGFGFGIFVMTVFPHILPSYGEATALSGMLACSMSLVVAYRMRKYIVWKQVLPLLGIFTVVSFFAVGAVASFDDKFLKHILGAILIVISIYFFFISEKIKLKPSLPAQVGLGTLSGVMGGLFAMQGPPSMLYFLASCETKEKYIAHSQVYFALGNLMMTFFRAGNGFVTTSVGIAYGCGIVGVIIGTAIGGKVFKKIPHKVLKKIVYVYMAISGIVALLA from the coding sequence ATGGGCAGTTTTATCCAACGGGTCAGCGGATTCGGGTTCGGCATCTTTGTCATGACCGTTTTCCCCCACATTTTGCCTAGCTACGGCGAAGCCACCGCCCTTTCGGGAATGCTGGCCTGCTCCATGTCCCTGGTGGTGGCCTACCGCATGCGAAAGTACATCGTCTGGAAGCAGGTTCTCCCCCTCCTTGGCATTTTTACCGTCGTGAGCTTTTTTGCCGTAGGAGCCGTGGCAAGTTTCGACGACAAGTTCCTGAAGCATATCCTCGGGGCGATCCTCATTGTCATCAGCATCTACTTCTTCTTTATCAGCGAAAAGATCAAGCTGAAACCGAGTCTCCCTGCGCAGGTCGGGCTGGGAACATTGTCCGGCGTCATGGGCGGGCTTTTCGCCATGCAGGGGCCACCCTCGATGCTCTACTTCTTGGCCTCCTGCGAAACCAAGGAGAAGTACATCGCCCACAGCCAGGTGTACTTCGCCCTAGGCAACTTGATGATGACTTTCTTCAGAGCCGGAAACGGATTCGTGACAACTTCTGTGGGAATCGCCTACGGCTGCGGCATCGTTGGGGTAATCATCGGGACTGCAATTGGCGGAAAGGTATTCAAGAAGATTCCCCACAAGGTTCTCAAGAAAATCGTGTACGTGTACATGGCCATCAGCGGCATCGTGGCCCTACTCGCCTAA
- the yfcE gene encoding phosphodiesterase, whose amino-acid sequence MRALILSDIHGSAAAARKALAHFERLHCDKIFLLGDTLYHGPRNPLPEGHGPMGVVEALRPYGNKIVAVRGNCDADVDLMMLDFVKIEDEYAVVEDQVTDAAGKQKTIRLFLSHGHIFMPECFPANALDQLEPAAPSNSADQAQGRTIDAYLYGHTHIYQLQKNFKGVLMVNPGSTSLPKGGNPATFGLYDSALANENGPKFSIHELETGKLLQQV is encoded by the coding sequence ATGCGCGCTTTAATTCTTTCAGACATTCATGGTTCCGCAGCCGCAGCCCGAAAGGCCCTCGCCCACTTTGAGCGACTTCATTGCGACAAAATTTTCCTGCTGGGAGATACCCTCTATCACGGTCCCCGAAATCCGCTTCCCGAGGGGCACGGTCCTATGGGTGTCGTAGAAGCACTGCGTCCCTACGGAAACAAGATTGTGGCGGTCCGCGGCAACTGCGACGCCGATGTAGACCTGATGATGCTTGACTTCGTAAAGATTGAGGATGAATACGCCGTCGTGGAAGATCAAGTGACGGACGCCGCGGGAAAGCAGAAGACCATCCGCCTCTTCTTAAGTCACGGTCACATCTTTATGCCGGAATGTTTTCCTGCCAACGCCCTGGACCAACTGGAACCGGCCGCACCTAGCAACAGCGCCGACCAAGCCCAGGGCAGAACCATCGACGCCTACCTTTACGGCCACACCCACATTTACCAGCTGCAGAAGAACTTCAAGGGTGTTCTCATGGTGAACCCCGGTTCCACCAGCCTGCCTAAGGGAGGCAATCCGGCAACCTTCGGCCTTTACGACAGCGCTCTTGCTAATGAAAACGGTCCCAAGTTCAGCATCCATGAACTTGAGACCGGCAAACTCCTTCAACAAGTTTAG